The genomic window CCTTGGCCGTCCAGTCGGGGGCCAGGTAGGCCCCATGGCCCCACACGGACCCGATGTGCTGACCGCCGTGGCCCAGGTAACTCTTCTGGCCAGCCAGGATCTGCCCGGCGCCCACCAGTTCGCCCCCGTCGGGGCCCACCACGCTGGCGGGGATGGGCGGGGCGTTCAGGGCGATCTGCCTGCCCCCGATGCCCAGCACCCCGAAGCTGGCGATGAGCACCAGAAGAAGAATGAGCCAACGTTGTTTCATGACTACCTCCAGCGACCAGCCTGGAGGACGCGGCCCGCCCCCGCCTTGATCCGGGTCAAGGGACCCTCTTTTTCCTCGCCCGGAACCCGGTATGCTAACAACCACGCCGTTTGTTCTTATATGATCCCCCTGGTAATTTGGAAGAGCCGGGCTTCCCAGTGGAAGCCTGCCGGAAAGCTGCCCGATGGAATTCCTAGCCCGACTCCTGCACCTCCAGCCCCAGACCTTCTGGATGATCGCCAAGGTGATCATCGTCTTCGCGGGTCCCCTGACCCTGGCCGCCATCCTCACCTGGGTGGAGCGCCGGGGCAGCGCCATGATCCAGGACCGCATCGGCCCCAACCGGGCCCTGCTCTTCGGACGCTGGCGCCTCCTGGGCCTGCCCCAGCTGGCCGCGGACGGCATCAAGTTCTTCCTGAAGGAGGACCTGGTCACCACCGACGCCAACAAGCTCCTCTTCTGGCTGGCCCCCTTCATGGCCTTCGTGCCGGCCATGATGGGCTTCGCGGTCATCCCCTTCGGCCGGGCCCTGGTGTCGGGCGGCCAGACCTACCACATGAGCCTCCTGGAGCCCGGCAACGGCATGGGGATGCTCTACCCCCTGGCCATCGGCTCCGTGGCGGTGTACGGCATCCTCACCGCCGCCTGGTCCAGCAACAACAAGTGGTCGATCCTGGGCGGCATGCGCGCCTCGGCCCAGATGGTCAGCTACGAGCTCGCCATGAGCCTGGCGGTGGTGGCCATCTTCCTGCGCACCGGGGGCTACGATCCCCACGAGATCATCAATCACCAGGCCGTCATCTGGAACGTGGTGCCGCAGTTCTTCGGCTTCCTGGTGTTCTTCGTGTGCATGTTCGCCGAGACCAACCGGCTCCCCTTCGACTTCGCCGAGGGCGAGAGCGAGATCGTCGCCGGCTTCCACACCGAGTACGGCTCCATGAAGTTCGCGCTGCTCCAGCTCTCGGAGTACGTGCACATCGTCACGGCCGCCGCCCTCATCGTCACGCTCTACTTCGGCGGCTGGCAGGTGCCCTTCGTGGCCGCGCCTTCCGTCTCGCTCTCCATCGCCGCCTTCGTCCTCAAGCTGGTCTTCTTCTGCTGGGTCTTCATCTGGATCCGGTGGACCGTGCCCCGCTTCCGGTTCGACCAGCTGATGTTCATGGGCTGGAAGGTGATGCTCCCCTTGAGTCTGGGCAATCTCATGGTGCAGGCGTTCCTCATGTACAGGCGGGGTTGAACCATGGCAGTCATCGTCAAGAAGGTCGAACTCACCTGGGTGGACCGCACCTACGTGATCCCCGTGCTCCAGGGCATGGCGATCACCATGAAGCACTTCCTCAAGCAGATCTTCACCCGGAGCCGGGACCGGTTCACGGTCCAGTACCCCGACTGGAAGCGCGAAGTGGGCCCGGGCTACCGCGGCCTCCACGAGCTCAAGCGCTTCGAGGACGGGTCCATCAAGTGTGTGGCCTGCTTCATGTGCGCCGAGGCCTGCCCGGCCCGGTGCATCACCATCGAGGCCGACGCCTACGGCGACCTCAACAAGTCCCAGGGCTTCGACGAGAAGCGTCCCGCGGTCTTCAAGATCGACATGCTCCGGTGCATCTACTGCGGCATGTGCGAGGAGGCCTGCCCCAAGGACGCCATCTGGCTGCGCGGCGACTACGAACAGGCGTCCTACGACCGGCTTTCCATGCAGTTCGGCAAGTGGGACCTCATGAACACCTATGCGGACAAGGACGGCAAGGCCAGGATCACCCAGGATCCCACGCCCTCGGTCCCCCGTAATCCGACCTCGCTGTAGGACCCGCCCATGTTCCTGATATTCGCCCTCATCACCCTGCTCGGCGGGCTCTCCCTGGCCTTCCAGAAGAACCTCGTCGTGGCCGGGCTCTGCATGGTGCTCACCTTCTTCGGGGTGGCGGGCCTGTTCCTGCTGCTGGCCAACCCCGTGGCCGCGGCCCTGCAGGTCATCGTCTACTCCGGCGCCATCGTCGTCCTGCTCCTGTTCGTCATCATGCTCCTGAGCGCCCACGAGGAGGAGGAGGCCCTGAAGGCCCATCCCATCCAGCGCTGGGGCTCGGTCGTGGCCGCCCTGGCCCTGGCGGGCGGGGCCGTGAAGGTGGTGCTGGCCTCCGGCATCCTCCGGTCGCCCCGGCCCGTGGGCGTGCCGCCCCCCATGAACCTCGACGCCCTGGGCAACGCCCTGTTCAACAACCACCTCGCCGCCTTCGAGATCGTCGGGCTGCTGCTCCTGGCGACCATGGTCGGGGCCGTGGTCCTGGTGAAGAGGGACCTGTGATGGAGCCGACCGTGACCACCCTCCTTCAAGGCAGCCTCCAGGGGTACGTCCTGGTGGCCCTGCTGCTCTTCGTCATCGGCTTCTTCATCGTGCTGAGCCGGCGCACCGTCCTGGTCCAGTTCATGGGCGTCGAGCTCATGCTCAACGCCGCCAACATCGCGCTCCTGGCCTTCGCCCGGGCGAGGGGCGGGGACGTGCAGGGCACGGTCTTCTACCTCTTCATCATCGCGGTGGCCGCGTGCGAGGCCGCCGTGGGCCTGGCGCTGGTGGTGGGCCTGTTCCGCCACCGCACCACCACCGACACCGACCGCGCCGACGCGCTCAAGCTGTGAGGGCATGATGCAGAGAATCGCCTGGCTCATCCCCGTCCTGCCCCTCCTGGGCTCCGCCTTCCACGGCCTCCTCGGGAAGAGGGCGGGCAAGGCCGCCGTCACCGCCGTGGCCCTGGGCACCGTGGGCGCCTCCTTCGCCCTGGCCCTGGCCCTCTTCTTCGCCGCCAAGGCCGCCCCCGGGCACCGCCTCGACCTGGCCTACTTCGACTGGATGGCCGTGGGCGACCTGCGGGTTCCCTTCGGCCTCGTCTTCGACCCCCTCAGCTCCGTCATGGCCCTGGTCGTGGCGGGCATCGGCCTGCTGATCCACCTCTACTCCGTGGGCTACATGTGGGAGGAGGAGGGCTACGCCCGGTATTTCTGCTACCTGAACCTGTTCGTCTTCTTCATGCTCACCCTGGTGCTGGGCTCCTCCCTGCCGCTCCTGTTCGTGGGCTGGGAAGGGGTGGGCCTCTGCAGCTACCTGCTCATCGGCTACTACTTCGAGACCGAGCTCGCCTCGGCGGCGGGCCTGAAGGCCTTCCTGTTCAACCGCGTGGGCGACCTGGGCATGATCGTGGGCATGATGGCGCTCTTCGCGGCCTTCGGCACGCTGACCGTGGGCGACATCCTGGGCAGGGCCGGGCACCTGGCCCCCGAGGCCTCCTTCGGCGTGATCACCTTCGCCACGCTGATGATGTTCGTGGGCGCCACCGGCAAGAGCGCCCAGATACCGCTGTACCTTTGGCTGCCCGACGCCATGGCGGGCCCCACCCCCGTCAGCGCCCTCATCCACGCCGCCACCATGGTCACCTCCGGCATCTACCTCATCTGCCGGCTGGCGCCCCTCTACGAGCTGGCCCCCACGACGATGACCATCGTGGCCTGGACGGGCGGCATCACGGCGCTGTTCGCCGCGACCATCGGCCTCTTCCAGCGCGACATCAAGAAGGTGCTGGCCTACTCCACCGTGAGCCAGCTGGGCTACATGTTCCTGGGCCTGGGCGCCGCGGGCTTCGCCGCCGGGTTCTTCCACGTGTTCACCCACGCCTGGTTCAAGGCCCTCCTCTTCCTGGGCGCCGGCAGCGTCATCCACGGCCTGCACCACCAGCAGGACCTCTTCAGGATGGGCGGCCTGAAGGACAGGATGCCCGTGACCTTCTGGACCATGCTCATCGCGACGCTCTGCATCATGGGCTTCCCGGGCACCTCGGGCTTCTTCAGCAAGGACGAGATCCTCTACCTGGCCTTCCTCAAGAGCCCCGCGCTCTACGTCGTCGGCCTCCTGGGCGCCGTGTGCACCGCCTTCTACATGTGGCGCCTCATGGCCTTGACCTTCTGGGGCAAGCCCCGGGACCACCACGCCCATGAGCATGCCCACGAGAGCCCCTGGACCATGACCCTGCCCCTGGCGCTGCTCGCCGCGGGCGCGCTCCTGGCGGGCCTGCTGGGCCTCCCGAAGATCTGGGGCGGGACCTTCGCCATCGAGGGCTGGCTGGAGCCCGCCCTGGCCTTCGGCAAGGCCGAGGCGCCCGGGGCCGCCGAGCACGGCAGCCACGCGCTGGCGTGGGGCCTCATGGCGCTGAGCACCACCCTGGCGCTCGCCAGCGGCCTGGCGGGCTTCCTCATCTACCGCAAGGGCACCGCCTCCGAGGAGGCCTTCGCCGAGCGGAACCCGGCCCTGTACCGCGTGCTCGCCAACAAGTACTTCGTGGACGAGGGCGTGGAGGCGGGCCTCCTCGCCCCGGTGCGCTGGATCGCCAACCTCGCCTGGAAATTCTTCGACGTCATCCTCATCGACGGCGTCGGCGTGAACCTTCCCGGGGCCCTGGCCCGCATCGCCGGCGACTTCACCGCTCGGACCCAGACGGGCCGGGTGCGCAACTACGCTCTGGGCATGGCCTTCGGGACCGTGCTCCTGCTCTGGATCTTCTTGAGGTAGCCGCCCCGTGATCACGCCCTGGATGAACTCCCACCTGCTGACCTTCCTGGTCTTCGCCCCCTTCGCCTGGGGCGCCCTCCTGCTGCTCTTCCCGGAGCGCCAGGCGCCCCTGGTCAAGCTCCTGGCCGTGCTGGGCGCCGCGGGCGTCCTGGCCGTGGCCGCCGCGCAGCTCCTTCGGGGCCAGCCCGACGCCCTGGGGCAGGTGGCCGTCGAACGCTTCCACTGGTTCTCGGCCGTGGGCATCCCGGTGGAGTACCACCTCTCGGCGGACGGCCTCAACCTCTGGCTGGTGATCCTCACCGTCTTCCTGGTGCCGCTGACCATGCTCGGCACCTGGAACAGCCTCCCGAACCGCCCCGGAACCGCCTTCGCGCTGCTGCTGATGCTGGAGTCCGGCATGCTGGGGGCCCTGGTGGCCCAGGACCTGCTGCTGTTCTACCTGTTCTGGGAGGCCATGCTGCTCCCGATGTACTTCCTCATCGGCGTGTGGGGCGGCGCGGAGCGGCGCTACGCGGCCACCAAGTTCCTGCTCTTCACCCTCTCGGGCTCCCTGCTCTGGCTGGTGGCCCTGCTCTACACCGCCGGCAAGGCCGGCAGCTTCGCCCCGGGCGTCATGGCCCAGGCCGTGCAGGCCCTGCCCGGGAAGACCCAGGGCACGCTCTTCATCGCCTTCGCGCTGGCCTTCGCCATCAAGGTTCCGCTCTTCCCCCTCCACACCTGGCTTCCCGACGCCCACACCGAGGCGCCCACGGCGGGCTCGGTGATCCTGGCCGGCGTTCTGCTGAAGCTGGGCTCCTACGGGTTCCTCCGCTTCGCCTTCCCGATCTTCCCGGACGCGGCGCGCCACTTCTCGCTGCTGCTGGCGGGCCTGTCGGTGGCCGCCATCATCTACGGCGCCCTGGTGGCCATGGTGCAGACCGACATCAAGAAACTGGTGGCCTACTCCTCCGTCAGCCACATGGGCTTCGTGATGCTGGGCATCGCCTCCATGACCGTCATCGGCACCCAGGGGGCCATGCTCCAGATGCTCAACCACGGCATCTCCACGGGCGCCCTCTTCATCCTGGTGGGCATGCTCTACGACCGGGCCCATACCCGGCGCATCGCCGACTTCGGCGGAGTTGCGCTGAAGATGCCCGTCTTCACGGCGTTCTTCATGATCGTGACGCTCAGCAGCATCGGCCTCCCGCTCACCAACGGCTTCGCCGGGGAGTTCCTCATCCTCAACGGCACGTACCTGTCGGGCTTCCACTGGGGCAAGGCCGCGGCCGTGGTCGCGACCCTGGGCGTGCTGCTCAGCGCGGCCTACATGCTCTGGATGGTCAAGCGCGTCTTCTGGGGACCGGCCAACCCGGATCCCGAAAGCGGCACGGCCCACCTCCACGCGGACCTGAACCTGCGCGAGGTGGCGGTCCTGCTGCCGCTGGTGGTCCTGATCTTCTGGATGGGCATCCATCCCGAGACCTTCCTCGGCCAGTCCGAAGCCCACGTGTCCCGGGCCCTCCTCCAGACCGCCGGTGGCGAGGTGAAGCGATGATGATCACCGCGAGCGAACTCTCCGCCATCCTGCCGCTCCTCATCCCGGCCCTGGGGGCGTGCCTCCTGCCGCTGGCCGCGCTGGACAAGGACCAGGCCACGGTCAAGTGGGTCCGGGGCGCCATGTTCTTCATGGCCCTTTTCTGCCTGGCCGGGGGTTTCTTCTACATCACCCGCCTGTGGGCCACCGGGGCGCAGCCGGCCTACGGCGCCATCCACATGGACCGCCTGGCGCAGTTCGCCGGGATCTTCGTGCTGGTGGCCGCGGCCCTGGCCGTGCTCCAGCTGTGGGACCACCTCCACCAGGAGGGCTGGGTGAAGGGGGAGACCCTGAGCCTGCTCCTCTTCTCCGCGGTGGGCATGATCCTCTTCGTGGCCGCCTCGAACCTCATCCTGCTGTTCCTGGGACTGGAACTGCTCTCCCTGCCCCTGTACGCCCTCACCGCCACGGTGCGGACCCGCGCCAAGGCCTTCGAGGGAGGCATGAAGTACTTCATCACCGGGGCCGTGGCCGCCTCCAGCTTCCTCATGGGCTCGGTGCTCCTGTACGGCGTCACGGGCTCCCTGGAGATCGTCGCCGTGGGCCAGGCCCTGGCCTCCCGCACCCCCGACGCCATCGCCCTGACCGGGGCCGCCCTCCTCATGATGGGCTTCCTCTTCAAGGTCAGCTCCGTGCCCTTCCACCAGTGGACGCCGGACGTGTACGAGGCCGCTCCCCATCCCATCTCCGGCTTCATGTCCGTGGCCACCAAGGGCGTGGCCATCCTGGCCCTCCTGCGGGTGCTGGGCGCCGGCATCCCGGCGCCCGGTTCCCTGCGCATCCAGGCCGCCCTGGCCGTGGTGGCCATCCTCACCCTCGTGGTGGGCAACCTGGCCGCCCTGGCCCAGAACAACATCAAGCGGATGCTGGCCTATTCCAGCATCAGCCACGCCGGCTACATCCTCCTGGGCCTGGTGGCCGGCACCCCCGCCGCCTATGGCGGAATCATCTTCTACCTCGTGTCCTACCTCGTCATGAACATGGGCGCCTTCGGCATCCTCACCTGCCTGGGCCTGGTGGGCGACAAGACCACCTTCGACGACGTGAAGGGGATGGGCTGGAAGCGGCCCGACCTGGCCATCGCGGCGAGCCTGTGCCTCTTCGGTCTGGCGGGCATCCCCCCCATGGCCGGCTTCTACGGCAAGTACATGATTTTCAAGGAATTGATTCTCCAGGGGCATGTCGCCATGGCGGTGACCGGCGTCCTGGCCAGCCTGGTGTCCGTGTACTACTACTTCCGCCTTCCCGTGGCCCTGTTCCTGGAAAAGCCCACCGAGAAGGCCGAACGGGAGGCCTCGGAGCGCCCAGCCCTGCGGGCCCCCCTGGCCGGGGCCGCGGTGCTGGTGTGCGGGATCCTGGTGGTGGTCATCGGACTCTTCCCCGGGACCCTCTACACGGCCTTCGCATGGCGGGTGGTGACGGACACATTCCCCTTCCTGCGCTGAGAGGGCCTCCCCTTTTGCAGACACCCTCTGAGATCCGGTCACAATTCGGCCTTCGGGCTCAACCTTTTTGCCGATCCGTGCCTCACATGGCAAGGTAGAGGTATCTGAACCCTTGGCTTCGAGGTAATTATGAGTCGAAAAGTCTGGATCGTCACCGCTGTGGCCGTGGTCCTGGTGGGCGCCGGCGCCGCCTACCTCATCAAGGGCCCCAAGGAAGAGATCAAGTGGCGCACGGCCAAGGTCGACAAGGGCGGCATCACGGCCCGCATCAGCGCCACCGGGACCCTGAACGCCCTCATCCAGGTGCCGGTGGGCACCCAGGTCTCGGGCGTCGTCACGGGCATCTACGCCGACTTCAACAGCCTCGTCAAGAAGGGCCAGGTCATCGGGAAGATCGACGAGACGCCCTGGCTCACCCAGATCCAGGACGCCCAGGCCACCCTGGACCGCTGCAAGGCCTCGCTCCTCAACGCCCAGATCGACTACAAGCGCAACAAGCAGCTCCACGAGCAGAAGCTCCTGTCGGACGCCGACCTGGACGCCAAGGAGCTGGTCCTGAAGACCGCCCAGGGCAACCTGGATTCCGCCAAGGCCGGCGTGGTCCGCGCCAAGACGAACCTGGACTACTGCACCCTCCGGGCGCCGGTGGACGGCGTCGTGGTGAACCGCCTGGTGGACGTGGGCCAGACCGTGGCGGCCAGCTTCAGCACCCCCAACATGTTCACCATCGCCCAGGACCTGTCCAAGATGAAGGTCCAGGCCGCCATCGACGAGGCCGACATCGGCCAGGTGCAGGTCGGGCAGCGGGCCTTCTTCACCGTGGACAGCTATCCCGACAAGCAGTTCCGGGGGGTGGTGAGCCAGGTGCAGCTCAATCCCGTGGTCAACCAGAACGTGGTCACCTACCTGGTGGTCATGGAAGTGAACAACGAACCCCGCAACGCGGCCCCCGAGGGGCTCAAGCGGGAAGGCGGGGATAGGGCGGGCGGCCAGCAGGGCCCGCGTGGGGGCGCTCCCTCCCCTGCTGGCTGGCATGGCGCCGAGGGGCGTCCCGGCGGCATGCGCCAGGAAGGCGGCCATGCTCGTCCTGCCGGCAAGCCGGTCCTCATGGGCAAACCCCAGACGGCCGACCTCGAATCCAGCACGGCCCGCTACATCCTGCCGGGCAGCCCGGTCTACCGGGGCGATCTGGCCCTGTTCCCGGGCATGACGGCCAACTGCACCATCGTCACCAAGGAGCGGGACCAGGTCCTGCGGGTGCCCAGCGCGGCCCTGCGGTTCAA from Geothrix sp. 21YS21S-2 includes these protein-coding regions:
- a CDS encoding complex I subunit 1 family protein, encoding MEFLARLLHLQPQTFWMIAKVIIVFAGPLTLAAILTWVERRGSAMIQDRIGPNRALLFGRWRLLGLPQLAADGIKFFLKEDLVTTDANKLLFWLAPFMAFVPAMMGFAVIPFGRALVSGGQTYHMSLLEPGNGMGMLYPLAIGSVAVYGILTAAWSSNNKWSILGGMRASAQMVSYELAMSLAVVAIFLRTGGYDPHEIINHQAVIWNVVPQFFGFLVFFVCMFAETNRLPFDFAEGESEIVAGFHTEYGSMKFALLQLSEYVHIVTAAALIVTLYFGGWQVPFVAAPSVSLSIAAFVLKLVFFCWVFIWIRWTVPRFRFDQLMFMGWKVMLPLSLGNLMVQAFLMYRRG
- a CDS encoding NADH-quinone oxidoreductase subunit I, producing MAVIVKKVELTWVDRTYVIPVLQGMAITMKHFLKQIFTRSRDRFTVQYPDWKREVGPGYRGLHELKRFEDGSIKCVACFMCAEACPARCITIEADAYGDLNKSQGFDEKRPAVFKIDMLRCIYCGMCEEACPKDAIWLRGDYEQASYDRLSMQFGKWDLMNTYADKDGKARITQDPTPSVPRNPTSL
- a CDS encoding NADH-quinone oxidoreductase subunit J, which produces MFLIFALITLLGGLSLAFQKNLVVAGLCMVLTFFGVAGLFLLLANPVAAALQVIVYSGAIVVLLLFVIMLLSAHEEEEALKAHPIQRWGSVVAALALAGGAVKVVLASGILRSPRPVGVPPPMNLDALGNALFNNHLAAFEIVGLLLLATMVGAVVLVKRDL
- the nuoK gene encoding NADH-quinone oxidoreductase subunit NuoK; its protein translation is MTTLLQGSLQGYVLVALLLFVIGFFIVLSRRTVLVQFMGVELMLNAANIALLAFARARGGDVQGTVFYLFIIAVAACEAAVGLALVVGLFRHRTTTDTDRADALKL
- the nuoL gene encoding NADH-quinone oxidoreductase subunit L, with the protein product MQRIAWLIPVLPLLGSAFHGLLGKRAGKAAVTAVALGTVGASFALALALFFAAKAAPGHRLDLAYFDWMAVGDLRVPFGLVFDPLSSVMALVVAGIGLLIHLYSVGYMWEEEGYARYFCYLNLFVFFMLTLVLGSSLPLLFVGWEGVGLCSYLLIGYYFETELASAAGLKAFLFNRVGDLGMIVGMMALFAAFGTLTVGDILGRAGHLAPEASFGVITFATLMMFVGATGKSAQIPLYLWLPDAMAGPTPVSALIHAATMVTSGIYLICRLAPLYELAPTTMTIVAWTGGITALFAATIGLFQRDIKKVLAYSTVSQLGYMFLGLGAAGFAAGFFHVFTHAWFKALLFLGAGSVIHGLHHQQDLFRMGGLKDRMPVTFWTMLIATLCIMGFPGTSGFFSKDEILYLAFLKSPALYVVGLLGAVCTAFYMWRLMALTFWGKPRDHHAHEHAHESPWTMTLPLALLAAGALLAGLLGLPKIWGGTFAIEGWLEPALAFGKAEAPGAAEHGSHALAWGLMALSTTLALASGLAGFLIYRKGTASEEAFAERNPALYRVLANKYFVDEGVEAGLLAPVRWIANLAWKFFDVILIDGVGVNLPGALARIAGDFTARTQTGRVRNYALGMAFGTVLLLWIFLR
- a CDS encoding NuoM family protein; translated protein: MITPWMNSHLLTFLVFAPFAWGALLLLFPERQAPLVKLLAVLGAAGVLAVAAAQLLRGQPDALGQVAVERFHWFSAVGIPVEYHLSADGLNLWLVILTVFLVPLTMLGTWNSLPNRPGTAFALLLMLESGMLGALVAQDLLLFYLFWEAMLLPMYFLIGVWGGAERRYAATKFLLFTLSGSLLWLVALLYTAGKAGSFAPGVMAQAVQALPGKTQGTLFIAFALAFAIKVPLFPLHTWLPDAHTEAPTAGSVILAGVLLKLGSYGFLRFAFPIFPDAARHFSLLLAGLSVAAIIYGALVAMVQTDIKKLVAYSSVSHMGFVMLGIASMTVIGTQGAMLQMLNHGISTGALFILVGMLYDRAHTRRIADFGGVALKMPVFTAFFMIVTLSSIGLPLTNGFAGEFLILNGTYLSGFHWGKAAAVVATLGVLLSAAYMLWMVKRVFWGPANPDPESGTAHLHADLNLREVAVLLPLVVLIFWMGIHPETFLGQSEAHVSRALLQTAGGEVKR
- a CDS encoding NADH-quinone oxidoreductase subunit N — protein: MMITASELSAILPLLIPALGACLLPLAALDKDQATVKWVRGAMFFMALFCLAGGFFYITRLWATGAQPAYGAIHMDRLAQFAGIFVLVAAALAVLQLWDHLHQEGWVKGETLSLLLFSAVGMILFVAASNLILLFLGLELLSLPLYALTATVRTRAKAFEGGMKYFITGAVAASSFLMGSVLLYGVTGSLEIVAVGQALASRTPDAIALTGAALLMMGFLFKVSSVPFHQWTPDVYEAAPHPISGFMSVATKGVAILALLRVLGAGIPAPGSLRIQAALAVVAILTLVVGNLAALAQNNIKRMLAYSSISHAGYILLGLVAGTPAAYGGIIFYLVSYLVMNMGAFGILTCLGLVGDKTTFDDVKGMGWKRPDLAIAASLCLFGLAGIPPMAGFYGKYMIFKELILQGHVAMAVTGVLASLVSVYYYFRLPVALFLEKPTEKAEREASERPALRAPLAGAAVLVCGILVVVIGLFPGTLYTAFAWRVVTDTFPFLR
- a CDS encoding efflux RND transporter periplasmic adaptor subunit → MSRKVWIVTAVAVVLVGAGAAYLIKGPKEEIKWRTAKVDKGGITARISATGTLNALIQVPVGTQVSGVVTGIYADFNSLVKKGQVIGKIDETPWLTQIQDAQATLDRCKASLLNAQIDYKRNKQLHEQKLLSDADLDAKELVLKTAQGNLDSAKAGVVRAKTNLDYCTLRAPVDGVVVNRLVDVGQTVAASFSTPNMFTIAQDLSKMKVQAAIDEADIGQVQVGQRAFFTVDSYPDKQFRGVVSQVQLNPVVNQNVVTYLVVMEVNNEPRNAAPEGLKREGGDRAGGQQGPRGGAPSPAGWHGAEGRPGGMRQEGGHARPAGKPVLMGKPQTADLESSTARYILPGSPVYRGDLALFPGMTANCTIVTKERDQVLRVPSAALRFNPAAFLKDAAPKTPGAGPAAGQQAGGQQRPGGGGARPGGSGKGMVSRREDRVWILVDGKPKALPVKVGASDGMFTEVSGEGVTEGIVVLTGVEDLKKSAQTAAPIGAPGGMRR